The following proteins come from a genomic window of Paenibacillus spongiae:
- a CDS encoding OmpL47-type beta-barrel domain-containing protein, which produces MVIILRKFLATILCTVLLLGASLPAAGASGLGQWISWTDQGDAYKTFGANANITIHTGKMQIIPHCPEGIADGINSWTDLYIVESGSLSILSDGKELEDVGGGGPNAVMALSSGIFISETIGYTGPDGKIPPGEYAIVFDECQDGKFNYLIDGVIDPAFKVEYTTGVVPPLDLTELKEAAEKEAKRWEKYKKYAEKLFALQKAADAGRNPNEKFVDFLMRSGLQDPRTMATLQLANQAKHYQGIADDPPDPDFKHVTPLGERPILDFQSNHPLDLAMQSLANEAANEQAITRQLWTLLERYQGAQAAGDTNWALTHAMALNDNIDLLLNQLQRTSQRVSQFNQALSADGEPLNDKAAGLEQLRTRVAASGFTADEIQYLRNLNMSDAEIDQFKSQFIAGDFAFTKQEMLAEGSGIVSDNNVLGATLVTFGSHIVDVINQLLNDPTVRNDDPVAKAGGPYTANEGTAVALNGAASTSTAGITAYEWDLNGDGVFGDAQGAAVSHTFMTSFQGYIGLKVTDAAGKQAVDYAKATIADVNRAPVITAQSPANRQVEQYIGKAETFSVSAADPDNDPISTEWFVDGVSSGSGSSFTYRPAAAGIHTIEAVVTDGSLLGGAVRVDWTAKVLRSMPAALTLSPQSKTVRVGAVHTLTAAVLDDQGLGVAGVPVTMTISGANPASYTAATDNNGVAAFSYTGTKTGDDQAIARAAGLTSPAAGVRWTTADETPPVTTAALTPAVPDGVNGNYKSPVSITFTAEDDSGIEKTEYRIDGGEWQTYQSAPIVVSVEGAHTVEYRSIDLIGNVEATKQVSFTIAQPKQPQALFYPAGPGKNVALLEERAKVEAVSSNYDSGHSAENMLKFTYHNPWATRVKDNQWVKISLADGNPYLIDRIQIRPRPSFADQRVKDFEVAVSTTTLDDAAFTTVIKSATANNGDLQEFKLPKPVWAKYILYRPLTNHGNSSVTSTQQFKVKTGLIGGQTVTFQNLSTDEDNDIVSWKWEFGDNSPISAEKEPTHTFPGPGTYPVKLTVTDSQGHTSSYTLEQTVEPADFEFMPQNPKEGETVTFVNTTAGSDDGFITSSKWLFGDSSTTTGMPVTHSYNDNKTYPVTLETVTKDGNVHRVTKDITTTNVPPAVRVGDGATLLGGQNYRTGIQISDPGGADKHTCHWDFGDGTTSSLCTFDHAYPVMEKDAPDKQYEAVVTVRDDDGGEAKASMTFITRAEQTPRQIAFYTFDDTFDDFSGNGNHGKPAVGNPTFAEGIVGKAAKFDGRSGVTVEDSDSLDLSTNFSFSMWLYKEDAGSGGYAPILTKGNTSDYGPYSFLHDPSGKSPGVRLVSGDRPGYTHLFPDTPVGFKEWYLSTVTWDGKIIKYYINGELRATREWAGVFKNTTEKVTIGFDPPGATEYFRGLMDDFRIFNYPLTEKEIDELYDRKNPDVVPPVTTAVSTSASGPDPVSGWHRSDITITLTATDDSSGVKLTEYRMNGSEWKAYTAPVVLPQDGVYTFEYRSTDQAGNVENPQSMELKLDKSAPITRYHFDPIMAVNKAGRPYISGFTVTLRAEEPVSGSGIRGTLYRINGGAWMPYTGSFTAMAGTTHIVEYYSTDQAGNPEVVMNKMDFAKGIFTGAGSF; this is translated from the coding sequence GTGGTTATCATCTTACGCAAGTTTCTAGCAACCATCCTCTGTACGGTGCTGCTGCTCGGGGCAAGTCTTCCCGCTGCGGGCGCGAGCGGGCTCGGCCAATGGATCTCGTGGACGGATCAAGGCGATGCCTACAAGACGTTCGGAGCAAATGCCAATATTACGATTCATACCGGCAAGATGCAGATCATCCCTCATTGCCCCGAAGGCATTGCAGATGGCATCAATTCTTGGACCGACCTCTACATCGTAGAGAGCGGAAGTCTTTCGATACTGTCCGACGGCAAGGAGCTTGAAGATGTCGGAGGCGGCGGCCCCAACGCCGTCATGGCATTGTCCAGCGGGATCTTCATCTCGGAGACGATCGGGTATACAGGGCCCGATGGTAAAATCCCCCCTGGAGAGTATGCGATTGTATTCGATGAATGCCAGGACGGCAAGTTCAACTACCTGATCGACGGCGTTATCGACCCGGCCTTCAAGGTGGAATATACGACGGGCGTCGTTCCGCCGCTTGACCTCACGGAGCTGAAGGAAGCCGCAGAGAAAGAAGCAAAGCGTTGGGAAAAGTATAAGAAGTACGCGGAAAAGCTGTTTGCCCTCCAGAAAGCCGCCGATGCCGGCAGGAATCCGAATGAAAAGTTCGTCGATTTCCTCATGAGAAGCGGCCTCCAAGACCCCCGCACAATGGCGACGCTTCAACTAGCCAACCAGGCGAAGCATTACCAAGGTATTGCCGATGATCCTCCGGATCCGGACTTCAAGCATGTCACTCCCCTCGGCGAAAGGCCGATTCTTGATTTTCAAAGCAATCATCCTCTCGATCTAGCCATGCAATCACTAGCAAACGAAGCTGCGAACGAGCAAGCCATCACCCGCCAGCTGTGGACGCTGCTTGAACGTTATCAAGGCGCGCAGGCGGCCGGCGACACGAATTGGGCGTTGACCCACGCGATGGCATTGAATGACAACATCGATCTGCTGCTCAATCAATTGCAGCGCACGAGCCAGCGCGTCTCGCAGTTTAATCAGGCACTATCTGCGGACGGAGAACCGTTGAACGACAAAGCCGCAGGGCTGGAGCAGCTGCGTACGCGAGTAGCCGCCTCCGGGTTTACGGCTGATGAAATCCAATACTTGCGCAATTTGAACATGAGCGATGCCGAGATCGACCAATTCAAGTCACAATTCATCGCCGGGGATTTCGCCTTCACGAAGCAGGAGATGCTGGCTGAAGGTTCGGGTATTGTGAGTGATAATAACGTGCTTGGTGCGACTTTGGTGACGTTCGGCTCTCACATTGTCGATGTCATTAACCAACTGCTCAACGATCCGACGGTTCGCAATGATGATCCGGTCGCGAAAGCAGGAGGGCCCTATACCGCGAATGAAGGAACCGCGGTTGCGCTGAACGGTGCCGCTTCGACCAGCACCGCCGGCATAACGGCATACGAATGGGATTTGAACGGCGACGGCGTATTCGGGGATGCTCAAGGCGCAGCGGTCTCACATACGTTCATGACGTCCTTCCAAGGTTATATCGGATTGAAGGTAACCGATGCAGCCGGCAAGCAAGCGGTTGACTATGCGAAAGCGACGATCGCAGATGTAAACCGTGCGCCTGTCATTACGGCTCAATCACCGGCCAATCGCCAAGTGGAGCAGTACATCGGGAAGGCGGAGACGTTTAGCGTATCGGCCGCGGATCCGGATAACGATCCCATATCGACGGAATGGTTCGTAGACGGCGTCTCTTCGGGCAGCGGGAGCTCGTTTACATACCGGCCGGCAGCTGCGGGAATTCATACGATTGAAGCGGTCGTGACCGACGGAAGCCTGCTGGGCGGAGCGGTACGCGTCGACTGGACAGCGAAAGTGCTCCGGTCGATGCCGGCTGCCTTGACGCTTTCGCCGCAGAGCAAGACCGTGCGGGTCGGCGCGGTACACACGCTTACAGCGGCTGTTCTTGACGATCAAGGCCTTGGCGTGGCGGGAGTGCCGGTGACCATGACGATATCCGGGGCAAATCCGGCCTCATATACGGCAGCGACCGACAACAACGGCGTTGCGGCTTTCAGTTATACCGGCACGAAGACAGGCGACGACCAAGCGATAGCCCGGGCGGCTGGACTTACTTCGCCGGCAGCCGGCGTACGTTGGACGACAGCGGATGAGACGCCGCCGGTTACGACAGCCGCGCTGACTCCTGCCGTCCCTGACGGCGTGAACGGCAATTATAAATCTCCCGTCTCGATCACATTCACGGCAGAGGATGACAGCGGAATCGAGAAAACCGAATATCGCATTGACGGCGGAGAATGGCAGACTTATCAGTCGGCGCCAATCGTCGTATCGGTCGAGGGGGCCCATACGGTTGAATACCGGAGCATCGACCTGATCGGCAACGTTGAAGCGACGAAGCAAGTTTCGTTCACCATTGCCCAGCCGAAGCAGCCGCAGGCGTTATTCTATCCGGCCGGCCCCGGGAAGAACGTCGCTTTGCTGGAAGAGCGCGCGAAGGTGGAAGCCGTATCCAGCAACTACGACAGCGGCCACAGTGCGGAAAACATGCTGAAGTTTACTTACCACAACCCTTGGGCGACACGGGTGAAGGATAATCAGTGGGTGAAAATCAGTTTGGCCGACGGCAACCCGTACCTGATCGACCGAATTCAGATCAGGCCCCGCCCGTCTTTTGCAGACCAGCGGGTAAAAGATTTCGAGGTTGCCGTCTCGACGACGACCTTGGATGATGCGGCGTTTACGACCGTCATCAAATCGGCGACCGCCAACAATGGTGATCTGCAGGAATTCAAGCTGCCAAAGCCGGTGTGGGCCAAATATATTCTATACCGGCCGCTTACCAATCATGGGAACAGCTCCGTGACTTCCACCCAGCAGTTCAAAGTGAAAACCGGTTTAATTGGCGGCCAAACGGTCACGTTCCAGAACTTGTCCACGGATGAGGATAACGACATCGTGTCCTGGAAGTGGGAATTCGGCGACAACAGTCCGATCAGCGCGGAGAAGGAGCCTACGCATACCTTCCCGGGTCCCGGAACGTATCCGGTTAAGCTGACCGTAACCGATTCCCAAGGACATACCAGCAGCTACACGCTGGAGCAGACGGTCGAACCGGCCGACTTCGAATTTATGCCTCAGAACCCGAAGGAAGGGGAAACCGTTACCTTCGTTAATACCACGGCAGGCAGCGACGATGGTTTCATAACGTCCAGCAAGTGGTTGTTCGGAGATTCATCAACGACAACGGGAATGCCTGTAACGCATAGCTACAACGATAACAAAACCTATCCCGTTACGCTGGAGACTGTGACGAAGGATGGGAACGTGCATCGGGTCACGAAGGACATCACGACAACCAACGTGCCGCCTGCCGTTAGGGTCGGGGATGGCGCGACCTTGCTTGGCGGGCAGAACTATAGGACGGGAATCCAGATCTCCGATCCAGGGGGAGCGGATAAGCATACGTGCCATTGGGACTTCGGAGACGGAACCACTTCATCCTTATGCACCTTCGATCATGCCTATCCGGTCATGGAGAAGGATGCGCCGGATAAGCAGTATGAGGCCGTCGTAACGGTGAGGGACGATGACGGCGGCGAGGCGAAAGCCAGCATGACGTTCATCACCCGCGCGGAGCAGACTCCAAGACAGATTGCGTTCTATACGTTTGACGATACGTTCGATGACTTCTCGGGCAACGGCAATCATGGGAAACCCGCGGTAGGGAATCCGACGTTCGCCGAAGGAATCGTCGGGAAAGCCGCCAAATTCGACGGAAGAAGCGGCGTTACGGTCGAAGACAGCGATTCGCTTGATTTGTCTACGAACTTCTCCTTCTCGATGTGGCTTTACAAGGAGGATGCGGGATCTGGAGGCTATGCGCCGATATTGACCAAAGGGAACACGTCCGACTATGGGCCGTATTCCTTCTTGCACGATCCTTCCGGCAAATCGCCGGGCGTGCGGCTGGTCAGCGGCGATCGTCCGGGATACACGCATCTCTTCCCCGATACGCCGGTAGGCTTCAAGGAATGGTACTTATCCACGGTTACATGGGACGGCAAGATCATCAAGTACTATATTAACGGGGAACTGCGGGCCACCAGAGAATGGGCGGGCGTATTCAAGAATACGACCGAGAAGGTGACGATCGGGTTCGATCCCCCGGGAGCAACGGAATATTTCCGCGGGTTGATGGATGATTTCCGGATATTCAACTATCCTCTGACCGAGAAAGAAATCGATGAGCTGTACGACAGGAAAAATCCGGATGTCGTGCCTCCCGTTACGACAGCCGTCTCCACATCGGCCAGCGGCCCAGATCCCGTATCCGGCTGGCATAGGTCCGACATCACGATAACGCTCACCGCCACGGACGACAGCTCCGGGGTGAAATTGACGGAATACCGGATGAACGGCAGCGAATGGAAGGCTTATACGGCGCCTGTGGTGCTGCCGCAGGACGGGGTATATACCTTCGAATACCGCAGCACCGATCAGGCCGGCAATGTCGAGAACCCCCAATCGATGGAGCTGAAGCTCGATAAATCGGCCCCGATCACGCGCTATCACTTCGATCCGATCATGGCCGTCAATAAAGCCGGAAGACCGTACATTAGCGGGTTTACGGTCACCTTGCGGGCAGAGGAGCCGGTCAGCGGGTCCGGTATAAGAGGAACGCTGTATCGGATTAACGGCGGCGCCTGGATGCCGTATACCGGTTCATTCACGGCCATGGCCGGTACTACGCATATCGTGGAATACTACAGTACCGATCAGGCAGGGAATCCGGAAGTCGTTATGAACAAAATGGACTTTGCCAAAGGCATCTTCACAGGTGCGGGATCATTCTAA